A genomic stretch from Edaphobacter aggregans includes:
- a CDS encoding phage tail protein, with translation MNPFLGQILMVAFNFAPQGWALCNGQLLPIAQNQALFSLLGTMYGGDGRTNFALPNLQGRIPIHQGNSVGTSNYVVGQSSGVENITLLVNNLPAHSHTANCSTMLGTSSDPANNFWAEANTGGKKPTATPAYATSANALMAPTAIGPTGSGQPITVVQPYLCVNFIIALAGIYPSRN, from the coding sequence ATGAATCCCTTTCTCGGTCAGATTTTGATGGTTGCCTTTAACTTCGCACCGCAGGGTTGGGCGCTGTGCAACGGTCAGCTGCTGCCCATAGCGCAGAACCAAGCCCTCTTCTCTCTTCTCGGAACCATGTATGGCGGCGACGGTCGAACCAACTTCGCGCTGCCCAACCTGCAAGGCCGCATCCCGATCCATCAAGGCAATAGCGTTGGCACCAGCAACTACGTGGTCGGACAGAGCAGCGGCGTCGAGAATATCACGCTTCTCGTTAACAATTTGCCGGCGCACAGCCATACGGCTAATTGCAGCACTATGCTGGGCACGAGCTCTGACCCCGCCAATAATTTCTGGGCTGAAGCGAATACGGGTGGCAAAAAACCGACTGCCACGCCTGCATATGCGACCAGTGCCAATGCACTGATGGCGCCCACTGCCATCGGTCCTACGGGTAGCGGTCAGCCCATAACGGTCGTGCAACCCTATCTGTGCGTTAACTTCATCATCGCGCTGGCCGGTATCTATCCGTCGCGTAATTAG
- a CDS encoding TonB-dependent receptor — MKIALSRTIPHTTVVFLIAVCLTLLTGSTAYAQGFARISGTVTDATGAAVPNAHVVATSVATNGQTTVESGGDGSFVFPSLAPAEYNISVSASGFSNFIQHNIVLQADQAVTVNVALQVGGTTQTVDVSAAPPQIDTTTGTLSQVIDQKRINDLPLNGRNAATLTTLVPGVVVASSANIDQGQTKTFPVVAAVTINGTRANQVNYMLDGGNNIDEYTNVNAPFPMPDALQEFSVQTSNYNAEYGQNAGGVVNIVTGSGTNRFHGSAFEYLRNREFNAANYFSYVNGVKTRDPLKRNQFGGTIGGPVRIPHLYDGRDKTFFFFGVQSTRIRTSGVGGTAFLPTPAQLAGTFTGLASRVLNPKTLAPYPCTPTGSTFTCNLNPNDYNKSSLALLKFLPTISGNDGTYQFFRPVRQNFVEYTARVDQTLTAKDHLTLRYFYDSFDNAGVLDTSDLLSYADESAIRYHNALISHTHIFNDRVLNNLILSYQIVNASRGPLPGAPNVNDLGVNVWQPAFKQINQIQAAGFFTIGDNPAATFRRNNYTLGDDLHWVVGSHTLGFGFHGELSKVDVDNQFQQPGIFVFNSNSSISNPLAGFLLGGLTNFQQASGQYFNNRYHVLGFYGQDSWRVNRRLTLNYGVRYEPFFPQHEKLERQGMFSPTARTAGTISTTHPTALAGLLFPGDQGFVENMVYPVYTHFMPRFGFAWDAIGNGKTSVRGGGGQFFDTRLPGVFDNIFANSVPFVASVNVQFLPTALADFSNPYANITGGNPFPAPQPPPASYFTTANYQNSSYTTFNPTTWRLPVTYSWNLAVEQQLTNNLSSRIAYVGSRSNHQYVPSDINPTYNQGPSIGKRIYYSTNTLQNYTQQIALTDSGGNATYHSLQGSLQERVSNGLTLFFNYTWSKAIDNFPFGASATAVVPGSGYALPVYEPNFKRLDYGPSDYDHRNVISMSYVWTLPKLSDGNAVLRYVANGWQTNGIFAFRSGDPLTITGAGNSGTNLGRERGVWNGQNPYGGNACGTVTTACKSFLNTANFSANPSYTVNLPLSYGNIVKGSFVGPRNVDWDVSAMRYFPVHESVQFQFRAEFFNVLNHTNFGDPTASVTNGAFGRITSTATYGGDPRIGQLSLKLLF, encoded by the coding sequence ATGAAAATCGCTCTCTCACGAACAATTCCACACACAACAGTCGTCTTCCTGATCGCAGTCTGCCTGACTCTTCTGACAGGGTCCACCGCATACGCTCAGGGATTCGCGCGCATCTCCGGAACCGTCACCGACGCCACGGGTGCCGCAGTGCCCAACGCCCACGTCGTTGCAACTAGTGTGGCCACCAACGGCCAGACCACTGTCGAAAGCGGTGGCGACGGCAGTTTTGTCTTCCCGTCGCTCGCCCCCGCCGAATACAACATCTCCGTCTCAGCCTCTGGATTCTCCAACTTCATCCAGCACAACATCGTCCTCCAGGCCGACCAGGCCGTGACTGTCAATGTCGCACTCCAGGTGGGCGGCACGACACAAACCGTTGACGTCTCTGCCGCGCCCCCGCAGATCGACACCACGACGGGTACGCTCTCGCAGGTGATCGACCAAAAGCGAATCAACGATCTGCCGCTCAACGGTCGTAACGCTGCGACACTCACCACTCTGGTGCCTGGCGTGGTCGTCGCATCCAGCGCCAACATCGACCAGGGACAGACCAAGACATTTCCGGTAGTCGCCGCCGTCACGATCAATGGTACCCGCGCTAACCAGGTGAACTACATGTTGGATGGCGGCAACAACATCGACGAATACACCAATGTCAACGCCCCCTTTCCCATGCCGGATGCCCTACAGGAGTTCAGCGTCCAAACCAGCAACTACAACGCCGAGTATGGTCAGAACGCCGGCGGCGTAGTCAACATTGTCACTGGTAGCGGAACCAACAGGTTTCACGGTAGCGCCTTCGAATACCTCCGCAACCGAGAATTCAATGCTGCGAACTACTTCAGCTACGTGAATGGCGTGAAGACGCGCGATCCTCTCAAGCGCAACCAGTTCGGCGGCACCATTGGCGGTCCGGTCCGGATTCCGCATCTTTACGACGGCCGCGACAAGACGTTCTTCTTCTTTGGCGTCCAGTCCACACGAATTCGCACGAGTGGCGTAGGTGGCACTGCCTTTCTTCCCACGCCCGCGCAACTCGCAGGAACTTTTACCGGCCTCGCCAGCCGTGTCCTGAACCCCAAGACTCTTGCGCCGTATCCTTGCACACCAACCGGCAGCACCTTCACCTGCAACCTGAATCCGAACGACTACAACAAGTCTTCTCTAGCTCTGTTGAAGTTCCTGCCGACCATCAGCGGCAATGATGGAACGTACCAGTTCTTCCGTCCTGTCCGTCAGAATTTCGTGGAGTACACAGCCCGCGTCGACCAGACATTGACCGCAAAGGACCACCTGACGCTGCGCTATTTCTACGATAGCTTCGACAATGCTGGTGTACTGGATACGTCGGATCTACTCAGCTACGCCGACGAGTCGGCCATTCGTTACCACAACGCGCTGATCTCGCATACGCACATCTTCAACGACCGGGTGCTGAACAACCTTATCCTCAGCTACCAGATTGTGAACGCTTCGCGTGGCCCGCTGCCTGGAGCTCCCAACGTAAATGACCTTGGCGTAAATGTCTGGCAGCCTGCGTTCAAGCAAATCAACCAGATTCAGGCTGCAGGCTTCTTTACCATCGGAGACAACCCGGCAGCTACCTTCCGTCGCAACAACTACACGCTTGGTGACGATCTGCACTGGGTCGTCGGAAGCCACACCCTTGGCTTCGGGTTTCATGGAGAACTGTCCAAGGTTGACGTCGACAATCAGTTCCAGCAACCGGGCATCTTCGTGTTCAACAGCAACTCGTCCATCTCGAACCCTTTGGCTGGATTCCTACTCGGCGGCCTGACCAACTTTCAGCAAGCCTCCGGACAATACTTCAATAACCGCTATCACGTATTGGGCTTCTACGGGCAGGACAGTTGGAGAGTGAACCGTCGCCTGACTCTGAACTACGGTGTTCGCTATGAGCCCTTCTTTCCCCAGCATGAGAAGCTCGAGCGACAGGGAATGTTCAGCCCCACCGCACGTACCGCTGGCACCATCTCGACGACCCATCCGACCGCCCTCGCCGGCTTGCTCTTTCCCGGCGATCAGGGCTTTGTCGAGAACATGGTCTATCCCGTCTACACGCACTTCATGCCGCGTTTCGGCTTCGCATGGGATGCCATCGGCAATGGCAAGACCAGCGTTCGCGGCGGCGGCGGTCAGTTCTTCGACACGCGCCTGCCCGGTGTATTCGACAACATCTTCGCCAACTCTGTACCGTTCGTTGCCTCGGTCAACGTCCAGTTCCTGCCTACTGCACTGGCCGACTTCTCGAACCCCTATGCGAATATCACTGGCGGCAATCCCTTTCCAGCTCCGCAGCCACCGCCGGCCAGTTACTTCACTACGGCCAACTATCAGAACTCGAGTTACACCACGTTCAATCCCACGACGTGGCGGCTTCCTGTAACCTACTCGTGGAACCTTGCCGTCGAGCAGCAACTCACCAACAACCTCTCCAGCCGGATCGCCTACGTCGGTTCGCGGAGCAATCATCAGTACGTGCCATCCGATATCAACCCGACCTACAACCAGGGCCCGAGTATCGGCAAACGCATCTACTACTCCACGAATACGCTGCAGAACTACACGCAGCAGATCGCCCTGACGGACTCCGGCGGCAACGCGACCTACCACTCGCTGCAGGGCTCGCTTCAAGAGCGCGTTAGCAACGGCCTGACCCTCTTCTTCAACTACACCTGGTCGAAGGCGATCGATAACTTCCCGTTCGGAGCATCGGCCACGGCTGTCGTGCCCGGATCCGGCTACGCGCTCCCGGTGTACGAGCCCAATTTCAAGAGGCTCGACTACGGTCCTTCGGACTACGACCACCGCAACGTAATATCGATGTCTTACGTATGGACTCTTCCGAAGCTTTCGGATGGCAATGCTGTCTTGCGCTATGTGGCGAACGGCTGGCAGACCAACGGCATTTTTGCCTTCCGCAGTGGCGATCCGCTCACGATAACAGGCGCCGGCAACAGCGGAACAAATCTGGGTCGCGAACGTGGCGTGTGGAACGGTCAGAACCCCTACGGCGGCAACGCCTGCGGAACGGTCACCACCGCCTGCAAGTCCTTTCTGAATACGGCGAACTTCTCAGCCAATCCCAGCTATACCGTGAACCTACCCCTGTCCTACGGCAACATCGTAAAGGGCAGCTTCGTTGGACCACGGAACGTCGACTGGGATGTCAGCGCCATGCGCTACTTCCCCGTGCATGAATCCGTGCAGTTTCAATTCCGTGCGGAGTTTTTCAATGTACTGAACCACACCAACTTCGGCGATCCGACCGCGTCGGTGACTAACGGAGCCTTTGGCCGCATCACGTCCACGGCCACTTATGGTGGTGATCCACGCATCGGTCAACTCTCTCTCAAACTCCTCTTCTAG
- a CDS encoding alpha-amylase family protein yields MLNRRTFLKTGAVALPLATALDAIPAAALSAEEVAAVATGGPAPKLVSLPSRLAPLDPATQPWQKRVRRVGQSNMTEHDPAVMNIEEWADYWHSAGADLVFVSVTGILAFYPSKVPFHRHGKFLNNRDFFGECTAAAKKRGMRVVARMSPDLNWGDALEAHPEWAMRNKDGSVQFNGEEPRLFKTCMFSTYMDDYVPAIIREVNSLYDVDCFYTNGWPPLGSLPECHCSVCSKLPPTGTPAYWRAFNDRLFDLWQRYDALAKEKKPDSFFFANLGGNVHAGPNLDRLAKIAAWFQGDNQGRTYDDPAVWGCTLQGRVANAVQDGNLAAANVTASYSTGVVRWRNASKTPDEAKMWLNETLASGMIPYFHFIGSEAGLGEDRRWQAVGRDYFPWTAKHDAHLKSRRSVANIGVVMGQSTQLLYKGPETARSREYMRETTHGIYDALLRGRFAFDLVHEDRLDREHLSKYRALLLPNIAMLSDRQCQQIRDYVSSGGSIMGSFETGLYDEELKPRSDFGLAEVFGVSKAGDVIGTNGNAYYGRIERQHSILAGFADTNWLPGAQNRIPLKPVADPVLTVVPGFVQYPPELAYPPVSHTDEPAVVLREISSSRVAWFPGDIERTYWLTGHGDLLRLLHNTIRWITRDESIVHVEGEGFIEMSAWETVPGYAVHLLNYTNPNAHHGWMQAIYPLGQQIVSMTLPAGVKVKSVELLSAGSAVPFRVEGETLRFTIPRVDDYEVAAITVG; encoded by the coding sequence ATGCTGAATCGCCGAACATTCCTTAAGACTGGCGCAGTTGCTCTTCCGTTGGCGACCGCGCTCGACGCCATCCCTGCTGCAGCGCTCTCCGCAGAGGAAGTCGCTGCCGTTGCGACTGGTGGCCCCGCACCGAAGCTTGTGTCTTTGCCGTCGCGCCTTGCTCCGCTTGATCCGGCTACTCAGCCGTGGCAGAAGAGGGTTCGTCGCGTTGGACAGAGCAACATGACGGAGCACGATCCTGCTGTCATGAACATCGAAGAGTGGGCTGACTATTGGCACTCTGCTGGCGCCGACCTCGTCTTCGTCAGCGTGACGGGCATTCTTGCGTTTTATCCGTCGAAGGTGCCGTTTCATCGACATGGAAAATTTTTGAACAACCGGGATTTCTTTGGCGAGTGCACCGCCGCTGCGAAGAAGCGCGGCATGCGAGTTGTTGCGCGCATGAGTCCCGATCTCAACTGGGGCGATGCGCTCGAGGCTCATCCTGAGTGGGCCATGCGAAACAAGGATGGCTCCGTTCAGTTCAACGGCGAGGAACCGCGACTCTTCAAGACCTGCATGTTTTCTACTTACATGGATGACTATGTGCCTGCCATCATCCGCGAGGTTAATTCGCTCTACGATGTCGATTGCTTCTATACGAACGGATGGCCGCCACTGGGTAGCCTGCCTGAGTGCCATTGCTCTGTTTGCAGCAAGCTGCCGCCTACGGGTACTCCAGCTTATTGGCGGGCCTTCAACGATCGTCTCTTTGATCTTTGGCAGAGGTACGATGCTCTCGCGAAAGAGAAAAAGCCGGACAGCTTCTTCTTTGCCAATCTCGGCGGCAACGTCCATGCGGGGCCTAATCTCGATCGTCTTGCAAAGATCGCCGCATGGTTTCAGGGCGATAACCAGGGCCGCACCTACGACGACCCTGCCGTGTGGGGCTGCACATTGCAAGGTCGCGTTGCCAATGCCGTTCAGGATGGCAATCTTGCTGCGGCCAATGTGACGGCCAGCTATTCAACCGGCGTGGTTCGCTGGCGTAACGCTTCGAAGACTCCCGACGAGGCGAAGATGTGGCTGAACGAAACCCTTGCCAGTGGAATGATTCCCTACTTCCACTTCATCGGCTCAGAGGCTGGCCTGGGCGAAGACCGGCGCTGGCAGGCGGTTGGCAGAGACTATTTTCCATGGACCGCCAAGCATGATGCCCACTTAAAATCGCGACGCTCTGTCGCCAACATTGGCGTTGTCATGGGTCAAAGTACGCAACTGCTTTACAAAGGCCCGGAGACGGCACGTTCGCGGGAGTACATGCGAGAGACCACGCATGGAATCTACGATGCTCTCCTGCGGGGTCGATTTGCTTTCGACCTTGTGCATGAGGATCGTCTTGATCGCGAGCATCTTAGCAAGTATCGCGCTCTTTTGTTGCCCAACATCGCCATGCTCAGCGATCGTCAGTGCCAACAGATTCGTGACTATGTGAGTTCTGGGGGATCGATCATGGGCAGCTTCGAAACTGGTCTCTACGACGAGGAGTTGAAGCCGCGCTCTGACTTCGGTCTCGCTGAAGTTTTTGGCGTCAGCAAGGCGGGTGACGTTATCGGCACGAACGGCAATGCGTACTACGGACGCATCGAGCGCCAGCACTCCATCCTTGCGGGGTTCGCCGACACCAACTGGCTTCCGGGCGCGCAAAATCGGATTCCGCTCAAGCCTGTTGCGGATCCTGTCCTCACTGTGGTTCCCGGCTTCGTGCAGTATCCGCCAGAGCTGGCCTATCCTCCCGTATCGCACACGGACGAGCCTGCTGTTGTCCTTCGTGAGATTAGCTCAAGCCGCGTCGCGTGGTTTCCGGGAGACATTGAGCGGACATACTGGCTCACCGGCCACGGCGATCTTCTTCGACTTCTTCACAACACAATTCGATGGATCACGCGCGATGAGAGCATCGTGCATGTGGAAGGCGAAGGGTTCATTGAGATGTCTGCATGGGAGACGGTCCCAGGCTACGCCGTCCACCTGCTCAACTACACCAACCCCAACGCGCACCATGGCTGGATGCAGGCGATCTACCCGCTTGGTCAGCAGATCGTCAGCATGACACTGCCGGCAGGGGTGAAGGTGAAGTCCGTCGAACTACTGAGCGCCGGAAGCGCAGTGCCTTTTCGTGTGGAAGGCGAGACCCTGCGCTTCACGATACCGCGCGTCGATGATTACGAGGTTGCGGCGATTACCGTTGGGTGA
- the tdh gene encoding L-threonine 3-dehydrogenase codes for MKALVKSRDERGLWLQDVPEPEMGINDVKIRVLYTGICGTDLHIYDWDAWARSTIRQGLVIGHEFVGEVVAVGSNVTDLPIGQLVSGEGHVVCGRCRNCLAGRRHLCAHTLGVGVNRDGAFAEYVVIPMSNIWSHSPGISHEIAAIFDPLGNAVHTALAFPVLGEDVLVTGAGPIGIMAAAVARHAGARYVVISDPNQYRRELATKVGVTLAVDPRATPLKEIQQKLDMHEGFDVGLEMSGNPSAFREMLANMSHGAKIAMLGIPSEDISIDWNQVVFNQLTIRGIYGREMYETWYKMTVMLQSGLDISKVITHRMNWRDYEQGFDAMRSGNSGKVILDWRDVS; via the coding sequence GTGAAGGCACTCGTAAAAAGCCGTGATGAACGCGGCCTCTGGCTCCAGGATGTACCCGAGCCCGAGATGGGCATCAATGACGTAAAGATCCGCGTCCTCTACACAGGCATCTGCGGCACCGACCTCCACATCTACGATTGGGACGCCTGGGCTCGCTCCACCATCCGCCAGGGTCTCGTCATCGGCCACGAGTTTGTCGGCGAAGTCGTCGCCGTCGGCTCCAATGTCACCGATCTCCCTATAGGCCAGCTTGTCAGCGGAGAAGGCCACGTTGTCTGCGGACGCTGCCGCAACTGCCTCGCCGGCCGCCGTCACCTCTGTGCTCATACCCTCGGCGTTGGTGTCAATCGCGACGGAGCCTTCGCCGAGTACGTCGTCATCCCGATGTCCAACATCTGGAGCCACTCCCCCGGCATCTCCCACGAGATCGCTGCCATCTTCGACCCCCTCGGCAACGCCGTTCATACCGCGCTCGCCTTTCCCGTCCTCGGCGAAGACGTCCTCGTCACGGGAGCCGGTCCCATCGGCATCATGGCGGCTGCTGTAGCTCGCCACGCCGGAGCCCGCTACGTCGTCATCTCTGACCCCAACCAGTACCGCCGCGAGCTCGCCACCAAAGTTGGAGTCACCCTCGCCGTCGACCCGCGTGCCACACCGCTCAAAGAGATCCAGCAGAAACTCGACATGCATGAGGGCTTCGACGTCGGCCTGGAGATGTCCGGCAATCCCAGCGCCTTCCGCGAGATGCTCGCCAACATGAGCCACGGCGCAAAGATCGCCATGCTCGGCATCCCATCCGAAGACATCTCTATCGACTGGAACCAGGTCGTCTTCAACCAACTCACCATCCGCGGCATCTACGGGCGCGAGATGTACGAGACCTGGTACAAGATGACGGTCATGCTCCAAAGCGGCCTCGACATCTCCAAGGTCATCACACACCGCATGAACTGGCGCGACTATGAACAAGGCTTCGACGCCATGCGCTCCGGCAACTCCGGCAAAGTCATCCTCGACTGGCGCGACGTGAGCTAA
- a CDS encoding multicopper oxidase family protein — MVTRRQFIGLTGAATAAAALPGLASALDAPHYNIDIAPYALEVAPRRTIKTIAYNAQVPGPLLRLKEGEPVTIRVTNHTANNEIVHWHGLFLSPAVDGAMEEGTPHIAPGNTASYTFTPRPAGFRWYHTHTFAGRDLKRAQYTGQHGFLYIEPRQNPAPYDQEFFLALHDWNGNLLASDDGSMNPSYDVSTINGRTLGFGEPLRVKQGQRILLHIVNTSATDPHWIAFAGHQLRVVALDGNPVPQPQTVPMLHLSPAERICAVVEMNNPGVWILGEVRKSVQARGMGIVVEYAGSSGKPQWQQPSSLNWDYLQFANPTPPPESKAIEIPLVFESKFAGHGDLDRWLINGKSYPDTESPTLTSGQPYRLLFKNRSTDDHPVHLHRHSFELRRIQGHPETHGIMKDTVLVPAGTQLEVEFTADNPGPTLFHCHQQDHMDMGFMMLFRYA; from the coding sequence ATGGTCACTAGACGTCAGTTTATCGGGCTCACAGGTGCAGCAACCGCCGCCGCTGCTCTCCCTGGCCTAGCCAGTGCTCTCGATGCCCCGCATTACAACATCGACATTGCTCCCTACGCGTTAGAGGTCGCGCCCCGCCGCACCATCAAGACCATCGCTTACAACGCGCAAGTGCCGGGACCTCTGCTGCGCCTCAAAGAAGGCGAGCCCGTGACGATTCGGGTCACCAACCACACCGCAAACAACGAGATCGTCCACTGGCACGGTCTCTTTCTTTCTCCGGCGGTCGATGGCGCAATGGAGGAGGGCACACCTCATATCGCCCCCGGCAACACTGCGAGCTACACCTTTACACCCCGGCCCGCCGGATTCCGCTGGTACCACACCCACACCTTCGCTGGCCGTGATCTAAAGAGGGCCCAATACACCGGTCAACACGGCTTTTTGTACATCGAACCACGCCAGAATCCTGCGCCCTACGACCAGGAGTTCTTCCTCGCACTTCACGACTGGAACGGCAACCTGCTCGCAAGCGACGACGGCTCCATGAATCCTTCGTACGACGTCTCAACCATCAACGGTCGCACTCTGGGCTTTGGTGAACCTCTGCGCGTCAAGCAGGGACAGCGCATCCTGCTGCACATCGTGAACACCAGCGCCACGGATCCTCACTGGATCGCCTTCGCCGGTCATCAGCTTCGCGTCGTCGCTTTGGATGGCAACCCTGTACCCCAGCCCCAGACCGTGCCGATGCTGCACCTCTCTCCTGCCGAGCGTATCTGCGCAGTCGTCGAGATGAACAACCCCGGCGTCTGGATCCTCGGCGAAGTCCGCAAAAGCGTCCAGGCCCGAGGGATGGGCATAGTCGTCGAATACGCAGGCAGCAGCGGCAAGCCTCAGTGGCAGCAACCGTCCAGCCTCAACTGGGACTACCTCCAGTTCGCCAACCCCACGCCGCCACCCGAATCCAAAGCCATCGAAATCCCTCTCGTCTTTGAATCTAAATTTGCAGGCCACGGAGACCTCGACCGCTGGCTCATCAACGGCAAATCCTACCCCGACACCGAAAGCCCGACCCTCACCTCCGGCCAGCCCTACCGCCTCCTCTTCAAAAATCGCAGCACCGACGACCACCCTGTCCATTTGCACCGTCACAGCTTCGAACTCCGCCGCATCCAGGGTCATCCCGAGACGCACGGTATCATGAAGGACACTGTCCTTGTTCCTGCCGGCACTCAGCTAGAGGTAGAGTTCACAGCCGACAACCCCGGCCCAACACTCTTCCACTGCCACCAGCAGGACCACATGGACATGGGATTCATGATGCTGTTCCGCTATGCCTGA
- a CDS encoding sodium:solute symporter family protein, which translates to MNLYLAALLLYSAFLMALGVLMSRRVKNSSDFLVAGRSLGAGRLFATFLAANIGAGSTVGATGLGYRFGMSAWWWVGSASIGCFLLSQTLGPKLWTMAKQHGLATLPDFLEFRYGKAVKAVIAVLFWLGALSILAGQIIAIAWILDTVAGIPKWAGCVIGGAVAIVYCTAGGLMSSAFVNMFELAVTMSGLLLAVPFALHTLGGWSHVQELVAAQKGGAAADSMFSMVGAGSKQIFAWIAILVPSFMVSPGLVQKVYGARDVKTVRLGVGLNSLGQALFAFVPAMLGLCVLAVLPHLANPELALPTAMKLLLPRWLGVWTLASIFSAELSATDAILFMLSTSLAVDLYKTFLNPQVSQRRLLTVSRAASVSAGVLGLLLAIVLPSIIAAVKIFYGLIAVSLFVPVIAGLYSKRVLSSAALTSIAAALIATLATMLVTGGRGLGLLSPEAVGIGTAAAVMIGFRIFYPRRAEQNVAFAGGTGSR; encoded by the coding sequence ATGAATTTATATCTTGCGGCTTTGCTTCTCTACTCAGCCTTTCTGATGGCGTTAGGCGTCCTTATGAGTAGGAGGGTGAAGAACTCCTCGGATTTTCTTGTGGCGGGCCGGAGCCTTGGCGCGGGACGTTTGTTTGCGACGTTTCTTGCCGCGAATATCGGCGCTGGATCGACGGTGGGGGCAACGGGGCTGGGCTATCGGTTTGGGATGTCGGCGTGGTGGTGGGTGGGTTCGGCTAGCATCGGGTGTTTTCTGCTGTCGCAGACGCTGGGGCCGAAGCTTTGGACGATGGCGAAGCAACATGGGCTGGCTACGCTTCCTGACTTTCTCGAGTTTCGTTATGGCAAGGCAGTGAAGGCGGTGATCGCGGTGCTGTTCTGGTTAGGGGCACTGTCGATTCTGGCTGGGCAGATTATTGCCATTGCCTGGATTCTCGATACGGTCGCGGGCATTCCCAAGTGGGCGGGCTGCGTGATCGGCGGCGCAGTTGCGATTGTGTATTGCACGGCGGGTGGGCTGATGTCGTCGGCATTTGTAAATATGTTCGAGTTGGCGGTGACGATGTCCGGCCTGCTGCTTGCGGTTCCCTTTGCACTGCACACGCTGGGAGGCTGGTCGCATGTGCAGGAGCTTGTGGCTGCGCAGAAGGGCGGCGCGGCGGCAGATTCGATGTTCAGTATGGTGGGTGCGGGTTCAAAGCAGATCTTCGCGTGGATCGCTATTCTTGTGCCGTCGTTCATGGTGTCACCAGGGCTTGTGCAGAAGGTCTATGGCGCGCGGGACGTGAAAACTGTGCGCCTTGGAGTGGGACTTAACTCGCTGGGGCAGGCGTTGTTTGCCTTTGTTCCGGCGATGCTTGGGTTGTGCGTGTTGGCGGTGTTGCCTCACCTTGCAAACCCGGAACTGGCGCTGCCGACGGCGATGAAGCTGCTGCTTCCGCGATGGCTTGGCGTGTGGACCCTGGCATCGATCTTCTCGGCTGAGCTGAGCGCGACGGATGCGATCTTGTTTATGCTTTCCACGTCGCTCGCTGTCGATCTTTATAAGACGTTTCTGAATCCGCAGGTCTCACAGCGACGACTGCTCACGGTCAGCCGCGCTGCTTCAGTAAGTGCAGGCGTGCTGGGGCTTCTGCTGGCGATTGTGCTGCCTTCAATCATTGCGGCCGTCAAAATCTTTTACGGGCTGATCGCTGTCTCGCTTTTTGTCCCGGTGATTGCTGGGCTTTATTCGAAGCGTGTGCTTTCTTCCGCGGCCTTAACGAGTATTGCTGCTGCCTTGATCGCTACCTTAGCGACGATGCTGGTGACGGGCGGACGAGGTCTGGGGCTACTCTCTCCAGAGGCTGTTGGGATAGGAACGGCAGCAGCTGTGATGATTGGGTTCCGCATCTTTTATCCTCGCCGCGCTGAACAGAATGTTGCTTTTGCTGGCGGCACAGGTTCTCGGTGA